Proteins encoded by one window of Planctomonas sp. JC2975:
- a CDS encoding sugar ABC transporter permease has translation MTTTTTSTTTAAPITRREGDDQPVRRRRRGASRDAKYAARFLLPFGILFAFVMVAPILYAVYQSFFEQRRSGLGFDAPVTMFVGFANYVATFQNADFIQSIGRVALIGILQVPLMLLLALGLALLLDSKSARFGAAYRLIYFLPFAMPGVIAAIMWSFLYAPGVSPFEDVLAPLGIHLDFVSPNVVLFSIANMITWGWTGYNMLIIHSALKAIPAELIEAATIDGCSGWRIAWRIKVPLVRPALILTGVFSIIGTVQLYNEPQILGPGSHIAPSVTSTFSPIMVVQHAADLNNYNLAAAMSLVLALGTCVVSFGFLKLTQRHSNEG, from the coding sequence GTGACCACCACCACTACATCCACCACTACAGCAGCGCCCATCACGCGTCGAGAAGGTGACGATCAGCCGGTTCGGAGACGGCGTCGCGGTGCATCCCGCGATGCCAAATACGCGGCGCGCTTCCTCTTGCCGTTCGGCATCCTCTTCGCCTTCGTCATGGTGGCGCCCATCCTTTACGCCGTCTACCAGAGCTTCTTCGAGCAGCGTCGCTCCGGTCTGGGTTTCGATGCGCCGGTAACGATGTTCGTCGGCTTCGCGAACTACGTCGCGACCTTCCAGAACGCCGATTTCATCCAGTCGATCGGCCGGGTTGCCCTGATCGGCATCCTCCAAGTGCCGCTCATGCTGTTGCTGGCTCTGGGTCTGGCGCTGTTACTTGACTCGAAGTCGGCGCGCTTCGGTGCGGCCTATCGCCTGATCTACTTCCTGCCCTTCGCGATGCCGGGCGTCATTGCCGCCATCATGTGGTCCTTCCTGTACGCGCCGGGCGTGAGCCCATTCGAGGACGTGCTCGCTCCGCTCGGCATCCACCTTGACTTCGTCTCACCGAATGTCGTTCTCTTCTCGATCGCGAACATGATCACGTGGGGCTGGACGGGCTACAACATGCTCATCATCCACTCGGCACTCAAGGCGATCCCGGCCGAGCTCATCGAGGCGGCCACGATCGACGGCTGCTCCGGATGGCGGATCGCCTGGCGAATCAAGGTGCCCCTCGTGCGGCCGGCGCTGATCCTGACCGGTGTCTTCTCGATCATCGGCACCGTCCAGCTCTACAACGAGCCGCAGATTCTCGGCCCAGGCAGCCACATCGCACCTTCTGTCACCTCGACGTTTTCGCCGATCATGGTGGTGCAGCATGCGGCCGACCTGAACAACTACAACCTGGCCGCTGCCATGTCGCTCGTGCTCGCCCTTGGCACCTGCGTCGTCTCCTTCGGCTTCCTCAAACTCACGCAGCGCCACTCGAACGAGGGATGA
- a CDS encoding FCD domain-containing protein, with protein sequence MTIDPHDPGFADAGIVDPVPLRGLHGHLLELLGTRIADGSLKPGEQIVPELIAQSVSVSRTVVREVLKVLESKGLVTARQRKGTRVSPEQEWNVLDPDVIRWRSIGPSSARQLSELLALRGAVEPLAARTASTAASEDDLRALDECAAKMDAAVTDQDWSAFTNADVTFHRALLHASGSLAIDRIADPIEAAIRVRHQLRLIPKVLSHEMTQRHRDIVDAIRNHDSSAAEAASRQLVDVAGDETMITLSKVSSESAAG encoded by the coding sequence GTGACCATCGATCCACACGACCCCGGCTTCGCCGATGCCGGAATCGTAGACCCTGTGCCGCTGCGCGGGCTGCATGGTCATCTCCTGGAACTCCTCGGCACGAGGATCGCCGACGGCTCGCTCAAACCCGGCGAGCAGATCGTCCCCGAACTGATCGCTCAATCCGTGTCCGTCTCACGGACCGTCGTCCGCGAAGTGCTGAAGGTCCTCGAGTCCAAAGGTCTGGTCACGGCTCGCCAGCGCAAGGGCACCCGGGTGTCTCCCGAACAGGAGTGGAACGTCCTCGACCCTGACGTCATCCGGTGGCGATCAATCGGGCCGAGCTCGGCTCGGCAACTCTCCGAACTCCTCGCCCTCCGCGGAGCCGTCGAGCCGCTCGCCGCGCGGACTGCGAGCACGGCCGCTTCAGAGGACGATCTGCGCGCACTGGACGAATGCGCGGCAAAGATGGACGCCGCGGTCACCGACCAGGACTGGTCGGCCTTCACCAATGCCGACGTCACCTTCCATCGCGCCCTCCTGCACGCAAGCGGGAGTCTGGCGATCGATCGGATCGCCGATCCGATCGAGGCCGCCATCCGGGTACGGCATCAGCTCCGCCTCATCCCGAAGGTCCTCTCCCACGAGATGACGCAGCGCCACCGCGACATCGTCGACGCCATCCGGAACCACGACAGCAGCGCCGCCGAGGCGGCATCGCGACAGCTCGTCGATGTCGCCGGCGACGAGACGATGATCACGCTGTCCAAGGTCAGCAGCGAATCCGCCGCCGGATGA
- a CDS encoding Gfo/Idh/MocA family oxidoreductase: MKLENLSIGVVGFGLRGHLAIEVHRPEFDSRVTAVCDVSERSRREAAAAFPDALITADLGELLRSGVDAVMVLTPDDQHASVAIRALEAGVAVFCEKPLAISIEDCDRILEVAHRTGSRLYVGHNMRHMPVIALMRRLIQEGRIGEVKAVWCRHFVGNGGDYYFKDWHADRSKSVGLLLQKGAHDIDVIHWLADGYSSRVQAMGSLSVYGDIDDRRDRSGERMRDWFSLGNWPPTAAEGLNPVIDVEDISQVNMVLDNGVLASYQQCHFTPDYWRNYTVIGTEGRIENLGDESGAEVRLWNRRHPGAAPADESFIVPEVEGEHGGADALLVGEFIRFVREGGGVTVTSPVAAREAIAAAVVATRSLRGDSDAMTIPRLSAELVEYFDAGQLERSGATIVGSTP; this comes from the coding sequence ATGAAGCTGGAGAACCTCTCCATCGGGGTCGTTGGGTTCGGGCTCCGCGGGCATCTCGCAATCGAGGTGCATCGCCCCGAATTCGATTCGCGGGTCACGGCGGTGTGCGACGTCAGCGAACGCTCGCGACGCGAGGCCGCCGCAGCATTCCCCGACGCGCTCATCACCGCTGATCTCGGCGAACTGCTGCGGTCCGGTGTAGATGCTGTGATGGTTCTAACACCCGATGACCAGCACGCATCGGTTGCGATTCGTGCATTGGAGGCGGGCGTAGCGGTGTTCTGCGAGAAGCCGCTGGCCATCTCGATCGAGGACTGCGACCGCATCCTCGAGGTGGCCCACCGTACCGGATCGCGTCTCTATGTTGGCCACAACATGAGGCACATGCCCGTGATCGCTCTGATGCGTCGTCTCATCCAGGAGGGCCGGATCGGCGAGGTCAAGGCTGTATGGTGCCGGCATTTCGTCGGCAACGGCGGCGACTACTACTTCAAGGACTGGCACGCGGATCGGTCCAAATCGGTCGGCCTGCTCCTGCAGAAGGGGGCGCACGACATCGACGTGATCCACTGGCTCGCCGACGGATACTCGAGCCGCGTCCAGGCGATGGGCTCGCTGAGCGTTTATGGAGATATTGACGATCGCCGTGATCGGTCGGGCGAGCGGATGCGCGACTGGTTCAGTCTCGGCAACTGGCCCCCGACTGCGGCGGAGGGACTCAATCCGGTGATCGACGTCGAGGACATCTCGCAGGTCAACATGGTTCTCGACAACGGCGTGCTCGCCTCCTATCAGCAATGTCATTTCACCCCGGACTACTGGCGCAACTACACGGTGATCGGCACTGAGGGTCGGATTGAGAATCTCGGCGACGAGTCGGGCGCTGAGGTGCGGCTCTGGAACCGGCGGCACCCAGGTGCCGCCCCCGCTGACGAGTCGTTCATTGTCCCGGAGGTAGAGGGTGAGCACGGCGGGGCCGATGCGCTGCTCGTTGGGGAGTTCATCCGGTTCGTCCGAGAGGGCGGTGGCGTCACAGTCACGTCGCCCGTTGCGGCGCGGGAGGCTATCGCCGCCGCAGTAGTGGCGACCCGGTCTCTTCGCGGTGATTCGGATGCCATGACCATTCCACGGCTCTCCGCGGAACTCGTAGAGTACTTCGACGCCGGTCAGCTCGAACGGTCAGGCGCGACAATAGTTGGGTCCACCCCATGA
- a CDS encoding sugar ABC transporter substrate-binding protein, with protein MSKSASGGHVTLDFWGWAPGYADSVKLWNASHPDVQVKFSTIPSGGGGGYTKIQAAVKAGTAPCLAQVGDETLPTFVASGALADISSYANASADKFVKWTWNQVSVGGKVVAIPVDTGPMAMFYRTDILQKDGIAVPTTWQEFKDAATAFKATGADNYLTTSPQDAYDVAAYSWQAGGSWFGIDGDSWKVSIDNPQTQKVAAYWQGLLGAGLVKSEPPLAEAWNKDAALDRIPILIAAVWAAPLLQTALPDQAGKWAVAPMPQWTSGKSAAGNNGGSTTAVLKGCKNLKEATEFATWFSTNKSSVANLIAKTGIYPASKSALEMPELNKPSAYYGGQDIYSVFRDAAANTDTDWRWGPTMTQVESDFTDGIGKATTGTGALPEVVTSVQKSTVTEMKSQGLSVTQ; from the coding sequence ATGTCGAAGTCCGCTTCCGGTGGTCACGTCACCCTCGACTTCTGGGGCTGGGCCCCGGGATATGCGGACTCCGTGAAACTGTGGAACGCAAGCCATCCCGACGTCCAGGTGAAGTTCAGTACGATCCCGTCCGGAGGCGGCGGCGGCTATACCAAGATTCAGGCCGCGGTCAAGGCCGGAACGGCGCCGTGCCTCGCCCAGGTCGGCGACGAGACCTTGCCGACGTTCGTGGCGTCCGGAGCGCTTGCCGATATCTCCTCGTACGCGAACGCCAGCGCCGACAAGTTCGTGAAGTGGACCTGGAATCAGGTCTCTGTCGGAGGAAAGGTCGTTGCGATTCCGGTGGACACCGGACCGATGGCGATGTTCTACCGCACGGACATCCTCCAGAAGGACGGCATCGCCGTTCCCACAACATGGCAGGAGTTCAAGGATGCCGCGACGGCGTTCAAGGCGACCGGTGCGGACAACTATCTGACCACCTCGCCGCAGGACGCCTATGACGTCGCCGCCTACTCGTGGCAGGCCGGCGGATCCTGGTTCGGGATCGATGGGGATTCCTGGAAGGTGTCGATCGACAACCCCCAGACGCAGAAGGTCGCCGCGTACTGGCAGGGCCTGCTCGGTGCCGGTCTCGTGAAGAGCGAGCCCCCGCTGGCCGAGGCGTGGAACAAGGACGCGGCACTCGATCGCATTCCCATCTTGATCGCCGCAGTATGGGCTGCGCCACTCCTGCAGACGGCCCTGCCCGATCAGGCAGGCAAGTGGGCCGTTGCGCCGATGCCGCAGTGGACGTCGGGAAAGTCCGCGGCCGGAAACAACGGCGGATCGACCACGGCCGTGCTCAAGGGCTGCAAGAACCTGAAAGAAGCGACCGAGTTCGCCACCTGGTTCAGCACCAACAAGTCGAGCGTTGCCAACCTCATCGCCAAGACGGGAATCTACCCGGCTTCCAAGAGTGCGCTCGAGATGCCCGAGTTGAACAAGCCGTCGGCGTACTACGGCGGACAGGACATCTACTCGGTGTTCCGTGACGCGGCGGCGAACACCGATACCGACTGGCGGTGGGGACCCACGATGACACAGGTCGAGTCCGACTTCACCGATGGCATCGGAAAGGCGACCACCGGCACGGGCGCCCTCCCGGAGGTCGTTACGTCTGTGCAGAAATCGACGGTGACTGAGATGAAGTCACAGGGCCTGTCGGTCACCCAGTAA
- a CDS encoding carbohydrate ABC transporter permease, protein MTDTIIRPRPATTREKRPSSGYTPASAPLMSKVVVGLILLVTAIYSLAPVWWLLVTATKNKGYLFSTNGFWFSHFDLWNNVQQVFAMQGGLFGLWMLNSALYSVLGAAAGTALSVMAGYALAKYRFRGKNAAFNIILAAVLVPAPMFALPLYLMFTSIGIVNTFWAVFLPSIVSPFGVYLSRVYASASVPDEMIEAARLDGAREAGVFWRIAVPVMTPALVTIFLFQFVGIWNNYLLPAIMLSDSSLQPITVGLAAWRSQFNNGVPYNVTITGALLSIIPLVIAFLCLQRFWRAGLAAGSVK, encoded by the coding sequence ATGACCGACACGATTATTCGACCGCGGCCCGCGACGACTCGAGAAAAACGGCCATCAAGTGGGTACACACCGGCCAGCGCACCGCTGATGAGCAAGGTCGTCGTCGGCCTGATCCTGCTGGTCACGGCGATCTATTCGCTCGCGCCGGTCTGGTGGTTGCTGGTGACGGCGACGAAGAACAAGGGCTACCTGTTCTCCACCAACGGCTTCTGGTTCTCGCATTTCGACCTGTGGAACAACGTTCAGCAGGTGTTCGCGATGCAGGGTGGCCTCTTCGGGCTCTGGATGCTCAATAGCGCCCTCTACAGCGTTCTCGGAGCGGCTGCGGGCACAGCGCTGTCGGTGATGGCCGGTTATGCGCTGGCAAAGTACCGATTCCGCGGCAAGAACGCGGCGTTCAACATCATTCTCGCGGCCGTCTTGGTGCCGGCTCCGATGTTCGCCCTGCCGCTGTACCTCATGTTCACGTCCATCGGGATCGTGAACACGTTCTGGGCGGTGTTCCTACCAAGCATCGTCAGCCCGTTCGGGGTGTACCTGTCGCGGGTTTACGCGTCCGCGTCGGTACCGGACGAGATGATTGAGGCTGCCCGCTTGGACGGAGCGAGGGAGGCGGGCGTGTTCTGGCGCATCGCGGTACCGGTGATGACCCCGGCCCTCGTCACGATCTTTCTGTTCCAGTTCGTCGGAATCTGGAACAACTACCTCCTGCCAGCGATCATGCTTTCAGACAGCTCCTTGCAGCCGATCACCGTGGGTCTGGCCGCTTGGCGCTCCCAGTTCAACAACGGTGTCCCGTACAACGTGACGATCACGGGCGCCCTGCTCTCGATCATCCCGTTGGTTATCGCCTTCCTCTGTCTGCAACGATTTTGGCGTGCCGGGCTCGCCGCGGGGAGCGTGAAATAG
- a CDS encoding dihydrodipicolinate synthase family protein: protein MSGIVGMVAPVVRGICPVLETPFAADESVDYDSFDRVVEHVVGTGVRSVMFPGFASEFYKLSDAERTRLTERLLARVASIEGFTAVVSVPDHATHLAVKRAVAAVEAGAGAINILPPHQQGPSGAAVRVHIRAIARAVWPVPVIVQYAPAQTGTALDAATIAAIAAEESNLQQVKVESTPPGAFISALLDQTPSLSAVVGYGGVQLIDALRRGAVGAQPGCSFIELYMSIWDAWQRDDHQNAISLHTRLLPYISYWMQSVELIIAAEKRISWRRGLIASDRCRSPLRMLDTEEDAMIERFLLEFSEQLPLPAPEKESP from the coding sequence ATGAGCGGCATCGTCGGAATGGTCGCACCGGTCGTGCGCGGCATCTGCCCGGTGCTCGAGACCCCCTTCGCCGCCGACGAGTCCGTCGACTACGACAGCTTCGATCGAGTGGTCGAGCACGTCGTCGGGACCGGCGTGCGCAGCGTCATGTTCCCGGGATTCGCATCGGAGTTCTACAAGCTCTCCGACGCCGAGCGGACCCGGTTGACCGAGCGGCTCCTGGCGCGGGTGGCGTCGATCGAAGGCTTCACTGCGGTCGTCTCCGTGCCCGACCATGCCACCCATCTCGCCGTGAAGAGAGCGGTGGCCGCTGTGGAGGCGGGCGCAGGCGCGATCAACATCCTGCCTCCTCATCAGCAGGGTCCGAGTGGCGCTGCGGTTCGCGTGCATATCCGCGCAATCGCGCGCGCTGTCTGGCCGGTCCCGGTGATCGTGCAATACGCGCCGGCCCAGACTGGGACCGCTCTGGACGCGGCCACGATCGCTGCCATCGCCGCCGAGGAGAGCAACCTTCAGCAGGTGAAGGTGGAGTCGACGCCACCCGGCGCGTTCATCAGCGCGCTGCTTGACCAGACACCGTCTTTGAGTGCTGTGGTCGGGTACGGCGGAGTGCAATTGATCGACGCTCTTCGACGCGGCGCCGTGGGCGCTCAGCCCGGCTGCTCGTTCATCGAGTTGTATATGAGCATCTGGGACGCGTGGCAGCGCGACGACCACCAGAACGCGATCAGCTTGCATACCCGTCTGCTGCCCTACATCTCATACTGGATGCAAAGCGTTGAGCTCATCATCGCCGCCGAGAAGCGGATCTCGTGGCGGCGCGGGCTGATCGCCTCCGACCGTTGCCGCTCACCGCTTCGTATGCTCGACACCGAGGAGGATGCGATGATCGAACGGTTCCTCCTCGAGTTCAGCGAGCAGCTCCCGCTCCCCGCACCCGAGAAGGAGTCCCCGTGA